A portion of the Misgurnus anguillicaudatus chromosome 16, ASM2758022v2, whole genome shotgun sequence genome contains these proteins:
- the LOC141350099 gene encoding uncharacterized protein gives MLIIFGLMLVLLQTGSCVHQICRFNQTTPCNAALGDKLSLQINRPDVIISYDTVIINSVTRADSGNYTLHLYDLQSKRIPTPGLQVNVEAPIGSVKVLVECISEQRWASCFSEGDSLFFNWTLNGQPHAQGNKTIINLDGETSGNLICSVKNHISHGEKSITVNHCPGTTPTAITTATTSSVTSDVTPVLTNNKQTSESGEVSLTFVIVWTLQMIFLLLLLGGFHIYIRKRTSTQTPEEKQQEDIVLYENWNNIRQKQI, from the exons ATGTTGATCATCTTTGGACTGATGCTGGTTCTGCTTCAGACTGGCTCAT GTGTGCATCAGATCTGCAGGTTTAATCAGACAACACCCTGTAATGCAGCTTTGGGAGACAAACTCTCTCTACAGAT AAACAGACCTGATGTTATCATCAGTTATGACACTGTGATTATAAACAGTGTTACCAGAGCAGATTCAGGGAACTACACATTACACCTTTATGACTTACAGAGCAAGCGAATACCTACACCAGGACTTCAAGTGAATGTTGAAG CTCCTATTGGCTCAGTGAAAGTGTTAGTCGAATGCATCAGTGAGCAGAGGTGGGCTTCCTGCTTCTCTGAGGGGGATTCACTCTTCTTCAACTGGACTCTGAATGGACAACCACATGCACAAGGAAATAAAACCATCATTAATCTGGATGGGGAAACTTCTGGAAACCTCATCTGCAGCGTGAAGAACCACATCAGTCATGGAGAGAAGAGCATCACTGTAAACCATTGTCCTG GAACAACACCTACAGCAATTACTACTGCAACTACTTCATCTGTGACCTCAGATGTGACCCCTGTGCTGACCAATAACAAACAGACATCAGAATCAGGAGAAG tcTCTCTGACGTTTGTGATAGTGTGGACCTTACAGATGATATTTCTTCTGCTTCTGTTAGGAGGCTTTCACATCTACATCAGAAAGCGCACCAGCACACAAACACCAG AAGAGAAACAGCAAGAAGATATTGTTCTGTATGAAAACTGGAACAATATTAGACAGAAGCAGATTTAA